AAGCCAGGCACACTTAGAAACCTGCCTTTAAGAAGCTAAAAGCTAATACTGCTGAGTTGCAACTCTCTATGACCGAATATGAAGGCAGAGACATTCACTCTTGGCCACTTCATTTATTCTATGCAACTACAAATTTTTCTCACTCTAACAGTTAAAATTTGGTTAATTGTGATATGTGGATTCACGCGTAGTTACCTAACAACAAGATAATCATGTATACATTACCCCGCTGGTATTTTTGACTGCAGTTGAAGGATGTATTAACTTGACCTGAAACAAGTCCACGCCAGGTCCAACAATGGATATAAATTAATGGAATAATTGACAGATCATTAAGGTAGAGGCGGTATCCATTTAcaccatttttaaaaaattacaaaaagtaCATTAAAGCAATGACGATCTATTTTACCGAAAAGCGTTTGTCCACCAAAGAGTCGCCAGGGTGACATTGAAAAACATTTACCTGATTAGCACGATAGTTTGGATCCTGGAAACTTGGTGCTATTGAATTTGAATTCATGTGAAATTCTGTCGAAGAAATATCAGCCGAACTGTGATAAATTTCGGAACTTCGTCGTGAAACGCTCCGAAGATCCCCAGTATTCATAGTGCTGTGTATGCCTGGATCCTCCAGCATAGTGTGTAAATGGGACAATGCACAAGTAGTGCTGGAAGGAAAATTACAGCATTCACCAGTCAAGCGGTCATATGAACAGATTATTCCAAACGTCTTTGCAATCGTTATATGACCCGGATGTGATAAAAATTTTGCTGGTAGTGTTCTGAATACATGACAGTTCATTGACTGAACGGAAGCATTTTCTCCTTGAAAAAAAAGTAGTTTGAGAAATCATGTTACTTTAAGCTTACGGATAAAGACAGGTTACATAAACATAATAAACATGTGGAGTGTTGGAACTGTCTTTTCGCAAGACTCCAGAACTAACTTCAAAATGGCAAACACTCATCCATATCAGGGGTTTGATAGCCTTAGTCTAAGCAGTGTCAGGAGTAGGTTTTATCTAAACgatatgaatcttcatcgactgagatggttgagccacgtgttacgtatgtctgaacaccaaTTGCCACGACgctcaatgctgactagtattaagGATGGTTGGAAGGgagttagaggcggccaaaacaaaacgtggcatcagtccttgaagtaaTCAACTTCTGGTATGAGCATTGTTGGCAgattcagactacttggttggggtccgcgtcactatcgtaaccaatagttagagactctgtgtgacatggttcagaatcgatcacaatggcgtaggtgtatacactgtttatcttcccttaaaccatgagattaaaattgcttcatgtctatctttcttcctgtactatatctttatatacaatctttttttatatattaccaccattaaattaaataTGGATTtagtgtttatcttgttgtgctaacgagctgtggcgacttggaccgatgcatatatgtgcttggttctacgttatagctgactgactgacacttgtataaacaataaatatttcgAAGTGATGTGGAGGTCAAACATGAGACCCAGAGATAGAAAACTAAATACTTTGACGCCTGAGAATCCATTTAAAAGCAAGCAAAAACAAACTATACTTCAACAAGATAGAAAAAAAGAATAGGAAATCATGTTGTTATCAATGGCTCAGTGCATGAATGCAATAAAAGAAACTAAGGACTTATAATAAGCAAGTGCCCTGTGGAAGTCGTGGAAAAAATgcataataataacataatttATCCCAAAATTATTATCTTAAAGTACCTAGAAAAGAGGTTATTTAGATTTGATTTTAATCTCTTCGAACACACTTTAAATAACTATGGTAATGCTACACGTACGTTATATAGGAGCGTGTATTACCCAGAAACTGTGAAATTACGTGCCTAACAATAATACCTAACGAAAAATGCTTAGGTATGTGTAAGAATTGTATAATGGCTGACAATTTAATGATATACCCTACATCATAAACAGGATAGGAATGGAACTATGCTGAAAATCTGCGAAAAAATGAATATGTGTATACACGAATAACCATAACTTACCAAGGTTCCCACTGACTTTCATCGTGTTTGTATTACCTTTAGTCTTATTGCGAGTAACAATGTAAAGAAACTTTTCATCGAAATCAACATGACCAGCTGAGTACAAACAGCTAGCCGGGTATTTCGCAGTGTATGTGTCATGAAGAAGAACCTGGAGAACACCTAAACAGATATCGACCAGACATATTGATATCGCACGGACATGTATTTTATTAATTACAGAGTTAGTTTTCCTCCTTAGAATTGATAGTTCTTCAGTACATGACTTAAAATCAGTAGGCACCAATACACAGCCTGCATAAACAAACACGGAGGTCGTTCTACTATAAGCTTTGTGTTTTGAACTAGTCATACAGTGTGAATTCTGATGACTGGATTCCAAAGGACAAATGATGCATTGGCTAAACTTTGATTCCTGTGACTCAACCTAAAAAATACATAAGAGTTGGAAGCAGGAAAACCTCTATGAACAACTTTTCATGGCATCGCCAAATCAACGAGGCAACTTCTTCGTGAGTAACATTAATCACATTCACACCGTTCACTTTGAGCAATATATCGCCAGCCCTAACCCCTGATTTTTCTGCACTAGACCCAGTTAAAACATGATCTATGAGGCAGGGACGTTCGTTCTTCAGACGAAACCCATAACCACTTGGCGACCTAGGAATCTCAACTACTCTCCGCATTAAACAGCTGCCAAGTGGTTGGGGACATTCGACCTAGAGAAAGGACATCGCGGTGACgaacaaataaacaattaaattc
The sequence above is drawn from the Schistosoma mansoni strain Puerto Rico chromosome 3, complete genome genome and encodes:
- a CDS encoding putative regulator of G protein signaling → MRRVVEIPRSPSGYGFRLKNERPCLIDHVLTGSSAEKSGVRAGDILLKVNGVNVINVTHEEVASLIWRCHEKLFIEVESQESKFSQCIICPLESSHQNSHCMTSSKHKAYSRTTSVFVYAGCVLVPTDFKSCTEELSILRRKTNSVINKIHVRAISICLVDICLGVLQVLLHDTYTAKYPASCLYSAGHVDFDEKFLYIVTRNKTKGNTNTMKVSGNLGENASVQSMNCHVFRTLPAKFLSHPGHITIAKTFGIICSYDRLTGECCNFPSSTTCALSHLHTMLEDPGIHSTMNTGDLRSVSRRSSEIYHSSADISSTEFHMNSNSIAPSFQDPNYRANQPKRSRNSLPEPINPNLISKFLKVTSSLSSRFVSSKNSLETVKTNCDEQPPKISCFSSTIENEDTENIEPPNNPSTASSNPISWAEDFDNLLNDPKFLITEFSSENLDFLLSVRTWRHVFETGNVKKKANEIFDKFLVPDAPQAVNIDHLAIKSASSCLSHPHVDMFLEAENQVYTLMKTDSFPRFLESSNYLSILNNFKVNKSSRKSTVRNQSKIFKNKSNVSIDRMSSKISTTTNQLRKDEDGLISSQVKSCTHGSSQVNKSKSVDMHRSDNTATPSAEIKDKLNKELNPKSFKSNLMRLKSKYEHDLPRF